The Burkholderia pyrrocinia genome includes a window with the following:
- a CDS encoding efflux RND transporter periplasmic adaptor subunit, translating into MNDSTEPLAPPPAAEADTAPPTVRDTTPEASPRGRARKLAVPLAALAVAAALLAAGIVPRVDARAAQRVQVAAQQALPVSVILPRAAPTDQTLTLPGSVMPYAEASIYARTSGYIAHWNADIGAHVKAGQTLAQITAPDLDAQLRQARADAATAQANYDYAKSTAQRWQDMLKTQSVSQQDTDTKVADMNAKRAMLASAQANVAHLTELVSYESVAAPFDGVITARNVDVGTLVTAGGTPGSPGLSGELFHLEQTGTLRVFVDVPQDSAAGVTTGTSVYLTTQQYPGWRFAARVARSAGAIDPVTRTLRVEIDVDNGDGALMPGAYAQAHLLVPSAAPAFELPVSALLFRPNGVTVATVAANGTTALKTVQIGRDFGTRVEIVSGLAATDRVIDNPGDSIAAGEVVKIVSAAPVVQTDPATGATAAPGAAASTPAAVAAPASMPAAAASTHARG; encoded by the coding sequence ATGAACGACTCGACCGAACCCCTCGCCCCGCCGCCGGCCGCCGAAGCGGACACGGCACCGCCTACCGTGCGCGACACAACACCCGAAGCATCGCCGCGCGGCCGCGCTCGCAAACTCGCCGTGCCGCTAGCCGCGCTCGCGGTGGCCGCCGCGCTGCTGGCCGCCGGCATCGTGCCGCGCGTCGACGCGCGGGCCGCGCAACGCGTGCAGGTGGCCGCGCAGCAGGCGCTGCCGGTCTCGGTGATCCTGCCGCGCGCCGCGCCTACCGACCAGACGCTGACGCTGCCGGGCTCGGTGATGCCGTACGCGGAGGCATCGATCTATGCGCGCACGAGCGGCTATATCGCGCACTGGAACGCCGACATCGGCGCGCACGTGAAAGCCGGGCAGACGCTCGCGCAGATCACGGCGCCCGACCTCGACGCGCAGTTGCGGCAGGCGCGCGCCGACGCGGCGACCGCGCAGGCGAACTACGACTACGCGAAATCGACCGCGCAGCGCTGGCAGGACATGCTGAAGACGCAATCGGTATCGCAGCAGGACACCGACACGAAGGTCGCCGACATGAACGCGAAGCGCGCGATGCTGGCCTCCGCGCAGGCGAATGTCGCGCACCTGACCGAGCTGGTGTCGTACGAATCGGTCGCGGCGCCGTTCGACGGCGTGATCACCGCGCGCAACGTCGACGTCGGCACGCTCGTCACCGCGGGCGGCACGCCGGGCAGCCCCGGCCTGTCCGGCGAACTGTTCCATCTCGAACAGACCGGCACGCTGCGCGTGTTCGTCGACGTGCCGCAGGACAGCGCGGCAGGCGTGACGACCGGCACCTCCGTCTACCTGACCACGCAGCAGTATCCGGGGTGGCGCTTCGCCGCGCGCGTCGCGCGCAGCGCAGGCGCGATCGATCCGGTCACGCGCACGCTGCGCGTCGAGATCGACGTCGACAACGGCGACGGCGCGCTGATGCCCGGCGCGTATGCGCAGGCGCACCTGCTCGTGCCGAGCGCGGCCCCCGCGTTCGAGCTGCCGGTCAGCGCGCTGCTGTTCCGGCCGAACGGCGTGACGGTCGCGACCGTCGCCGCGAACGGCACCACCGCGCTGAAGACCGTGCAGATCGGGCGCGATTTCGGCACGCGCGTCGAGATCGTGTCGGGGCTCGCCGCGACCGATCGCGTGATCGACAACCCGGGCGATTCGATTGCCGCCGGCGAGGTCGTGAAGATCGTGTCGGCCGCGCCGGTGGTGCAAACGGACCCGGCAACCGGCGCGACGGCGGCGCCCGGC